The Mycolicibacterium aurum genome segment GTCCGCTCGTTCGACCGGGTGCCGACTCCCCTGCCCGGACATCCGCGTCTTGAGGTGCTCGTGGGAGACATCACCAACATCGAGGACGTCGCCGCCGCCGTCGGCACCGGTGCGGGCAGGGCGGACACCGTCATCCACACCGCGGCCGTCATCGATCTGATGGGCGGAGGCTCGGTCACCGAGGAGTACCGGCAGCGCAGCTTCGCCGTCAACGTGACCGGCACCCAGAATCTCGTGCGCGAGGCGCAGAAGGCGGGCGTGCAGCGCTTCGTCTACACCGCGTCCAACAGTGTGGTGATGGGCGGCCAACCCATCTCCGGCGGCGACGAGACCCTGCCGTACACCGATCGGTTCAACGATCTGTACACCGAGACCAAGGTCGTGGCCGAGAAGTTCGTGCTGTCCCAGAACGGCGTATCGGGGATGCTCACCTGCTCGATCCGACCCAGCGGCATCTGGGGTCGCGGCGATCAGACGATGTTCCGCAAGGTCTTCGAAAGCGTGCTCGCCGGACATGTGAAGGTGCTGGTGGGCAGCAAGGACATCAAGCTCGACAACTCGTACGTCCACAACCTGGTGCACGGATTCATCCTCGCCGCGCAGCACCTGGTCGAGGGCGGGACCGCGCCCGGCCAGGCGTACTTCATCAACGACGGCGAGCCGATCAACATGTTCGAGTTCGCGCGGCCGGTGGTGGAAGCCTGCGACCAGCCGTTCCCGACGTTCCGCGTGCCCGGACGTCTGGTGTGGTTCGCCATGACCCTCTGGCAGTTCCTGCACTTCCGGTTCGGGCTGCCCAAGCCGCTGCTGGAACCGCTTGCGGTGGAACGGATCTACCTCGACAACTACTTCTCGATCGCCAAGGCCGAGCGTGACCTGGGCTATCGGCCGCTGTTCACCACAGAGCAGGCGCTGAAGCAGTGCATGCCCTACTACGTCGAGCTGTTCCACCGGATGAAGGCCGACGCGGCTCAACCCGCGGTGTCGGCCGCTGCCCCGGTGCCGCCGAAGGGCTGACGCTTCCAGGTCGTCATCATGTGATGACGACCCATGGGAGGCTCATGTCGCAGTTCCACTCCATCGACCACGGTGGCGCTCGCATCCACTACCTCGATTCGGGTGGGGACGGCAAAGGCGCTCCCGTCGTCTTCGTGCCCGGCTTCACCTGTGTCGCCGACGATTACACCGAGATACTGCCGGCGCTCGGTCGGCGGACCCTCGTCGTGGAGCTCCGCGGCCGCGGACGCAGCACGGCACCCGACGGACCGTTCGACTCGGACGCCCTCGCCGGCGACGTCGGCGCGGTGGTCGATGCAATCACCACGGGTCCGGTACATCTGATGACGTTCTCGCGGGGGACGCCGTACGCCCTGCTGTGGGCCCTTGCGAATGTCGAGCGCGTGCGGTCCGTCGCGATCGGCGACTACGTACCCGAGGAGATCGAGCTTCCCGACGACGTCATCGTCGGCCTGCTCGACGGGCGTTGGCGCGGGACTCCGGTGAGCGAGCGCGTCGATCGCGACGCCGCGGTCGCCATATTGCGGTCCGCCCGCACGCAGTCCTTCTGGGAACCGCTGGCGCACTGGCAGCCTCCGCTGCTGGTCGTTCGCAGTCCGAGCACCCCGGTGGTCGACGACGCGGCCTGGTCCCGGTACCGCAGCCTGTTCCCGGGCGCGACACTGCACGAGTTCGCCGACTCGCCGCATGACATCTTCAGGCCCGAGCGGGGCCGGTATCCGAGCCTGGTGCGCGAGCACGTCGACGGTGTCGACGCCCAACGACATTCTCGATGATCCCGGGCGAGGGGCTTCCGCGATTCAGCTGACCGGCATCCGTCGACGACCTAGGGTCGGGCTCAGGTCGAACGGGTAGAGGAGTCGCAATGCCGGACGGAAAGCCCAACATTCTCGTCATCTGGGGTGACGACATCGGAATCACCAATCTCAGCTGCTACAGCGACGGACTCATGGGCTATCGCACCCCGAACATCGATCGAATTGCCCAAGAGGGTATGCGTTTCACCGACTCGTACGGTGAGCAAAGTTGTACTGCGGGTCGTGCCGCATTCATCAGTGGTCAAAGTGTCTACCGCACCGGAATGAGCAAAGTCGGGGTGCCGGGTTCTGACATCGGTTGGGCCGCTGACGATCCCACCATCGCCGAGCTTCTCAAGCCGCTCGGCTACGCCACGGGCCAGTTCGGCAAGAACCACTTCGGCGACCGCAACAAACATCTACCGACGGTCCACGGGTTCGACGAGTTCTTCGGCAACCTCTACCACCTCAACGCCGAGGAAGAACCCGAGAACCCCGACTACCCGTCCGAAGATCAGTTCCCGCGCATGTACGCAGCGGCGCGTCCGCGTGGCGTGATCCGAAGCTGGGCAACCGACGACGTCTCGGACGAGCCGGACGATCCCCGGTGGGGCCCTGTGGGCAAGCAACGGATCGAGGACACCGGACCGCTGAACAGGAAGCGGATGGAGACGATCGACGACGAGACGACCGAAGCGTGCGTCGACTTCATCAGACGCAAGGTCGACGACGGCACGCCATTCTTCGTGTGGATGAACATGACGCACATGCACGTGTTCACCCATACGAAGGCGGAGAGCATCGGACAGGCCGGGCGCTGGCAGTCGCCCTACCACGACACGATGATTGACCATGACCGCAACGTCGGTCAGATTCTGGATGCCGTCGACGAACTCGGAATAGCCGACGACACGATCGTCATCTACTCCACGGACAACGGTCCGCACGCCAACACCTGGCCCGACGGCGCCACGACACCCTTCCGCAGCGAGAAGAACACCAACTGGGAGGGCGCCTTCCGGGTGCCCGAGATGATCCGCTGGCCGGGTAAAATCGCGCCCGGTTCGATTTCGAACGAGATTGTGCAGCATCATGATTGGCTGCCGACATTTCTCGCCGCAGCCGGTGACCCCGACATCGTCGAGAAACTGAAGAAGGGGCACAAGGCCGGTGCCGACGGTGACACCGAATACAAGGTGCACATCGACGGCTTCAACCTGCTCCCCTACCTGACCGGAGCCGACGAGAAGAGTCCACGTCAGGGATTCATCTACTTCTCCGACGACGGCGATGTACTCGGGTTGCGGTTCGACAACTGGAAGGTGGTCTTCCAGGAGCAGCGCTGCCAGGGCACACTCGCGGTGTGGGCCGAGCCGTTCACACCGCTGCGGGTACCCAAGCTGTTCAACCTGCGCACCGATCCGTTCGAACGGGCCGACATCACGTCGAACACCTACTACGACTGGATGATCCGACGCGCCTTCCTCGTCTTCTACGCCAGCGTGATCGTCACGCAGTTCCTGGAATCCTTCAAGGAGTTTCCCCCGCGACACCCACCGGCGAGTTTCACCATCGACCAAGCGTTGGAAAAGCTGCACGAGTTCCTGGCGAAGGACTAGATGCTCGACACCTGGAACGACGGCCCCACGAAGTCGGCGATCGTCGACTTCGTGGACCGTGTCACCGGCGACGGCCCCGATTTCGTCGCGCCCGAGGAGCGTGTGGCGGTCTTCGACAACGACGGCACGCTGTGGTGCGAGAAGCCGATGTACATCCAGCTCGACTTCATCGTCCGCCGACTGGTCGCCAAGGCCGCCACCGACACCGCACTCGCGGCGCAGCAACCTTACCGCGCGGCGGTCGCAGGTGACCTGAACTGGTTCGGCGGCGCCATCACCAAGCACTACCAAGGTGATGACTCCGACCTGAAAGTTCTTGCCGGCGCGGTGATGTCGTTACACCAGTCGATGCGCGTGGAAGACCATGCGGGGCTGGTGAACGCCTTCTTCACCGAGGCTGCCCATCCCACGCTGGGCAGGCCATATCTGAGCTGCGTATACACACCCATGGTGGACCTGATGCGGTACCTGGAAGCGCATCACTTCGTCTGCTACATCGTCTCCGGCGGCGGACGTGACTTCATGCGACCGATCACCGGGACCATCTACGGCATTCCGCCGGAGCGTGTTGTCGGCAGCTCCCAGGGCCTGAAGTTCGACGGCAGGGACGGCCACGGCGATCTGCTGATCCAGCCGGCACTCGACGTCTTCGACGACGGCCCGGAGAAGCCCGTGCGTATCTGGAATCGTATCGGTCGCCGACCGATCCTGTCCGCGGGAAACTCCAACGGTGACGACGAGATGCTGATGTACTCCGGCCGCCCCGGCCAGGCTGCCCTGCGGTTGCTGGTCCGCCACGACGACGCCGAACGCGAATTCGACTATCTCGCAGGCGCCGAACGCGCACTGCAGCATGCAGGCGAGTTCGGCTGGAGCGTGGTGAGCATGAAGAACGACTGGGTGACCGTCTTCAGTGACTGACAGGTTCGCGTGGATCCCGGCCCAGACTACCGTGGTCGGGGCCGACAACGACTACCCGGAAGAGGGCCCGGCCCGTGAGGTCACGGTAGACGGCTTCGGGATTCAGAAGTATCAGGTGACCAACGCGGAGTTCGCCGAATTCATCTCGGCCACAGGCTATGTCACCGTCGCCGAGCGCCCGCTGCGCGCCGAGGACTACCCCGGCGCCCCGCCGGAGAACCTGCAGCCCGGTTCCATGGTGTTCCGGCGCACCGCCGGTCCGGTAGATCTGCGCCACCTCAGCCAGTGGTGGGCGTGGACGCCGGGTGCCTGCTGGGATCATCCCCGCGGGCCACGGTCGACGCTGCGGAACCGCCGGAATCATCCGGTGGTGCACGTGGCCTTCGAGGATGCCGCGGAGTTCGCTCAGTGGGCCGGCCACGAGCTACCTACCGAAGCCGAATGGGAGGTCGCAGCCCGGGGTGGGCTGGTCGGCGCCGTTTACACGTGGGGCGACGAGCCCGAACCCGCAGGGAGCAGGCTGGCCAACTACTGGCACGGCGAGTTCCCGTATCTACCCGACACCGGCTACGGCCAGACGGCACCTGTGGGCAGCTTTCCACCCAACGGCTACGGCCTGTTCGACATGGCCGGCAATGTCTGGGAATGGACCGTCGACTGGTACGGACCGACCCGGACCGATCAACCCTGTTGCGCCGCAGACAGTTACGACCCTTCTCAGCCGCAGTTCGCGATTCCCCGCAAGGTCGTCAAGGGCGGTTCGTTCCTGTGCGCGGACAGCTACTGCATGCGCTACCGACCCGCTGCCCGCCGGCCGCAGATGGTGGATACCGGGATGAGCCACATCGGCTTCCGCTGCGTCACGCACTAGACGATCGACACCACGGTCGCCAACTCGGGCACCGCGGCGGCCTCGATCGGTCTGCCGAACAGGTAGCCCTGGCCGACGTCGCAGCCGGTGTCGCGAAGCCAGCAGGCCGTCGCGGAATCCTCGATCCCCTCGGCGACAACCGTCATCCCGAGGCCGTGCGACAGGTCGATCACCGCACGGACCACCGCGGCGGCGCGGTGGTCGGTGGTCACCGATGCGATGAAGGGACGGTCGAGCTTGATCTCGTCGATCACGAGATCGCGCAGGTAGGACAGCGCCGAGTATCCGCTGCCGAAATCGTCGATGGCGACCCGTATCTCATGTTCACGCAGCTGTGCCAGTACCCCGATGACCAGATCGAGATCGTCGAGGACGAGATCCTCGGTGATTTCCACGGTCAGCAGATCGGGCGGCAGGCGCCGGGCGTCGCTAGCTGCCCTGAGCGCGGCGGGGAGCCGGGTGTCATGCAGCGAGGGTGCGAACAGGTTGATGGCAACGGGCATCTGCACCCCTGCCGCAGCCCACCGCGCGGCGTCGTCGAGAACCTTGACGATCACCAGGTCGGTCACCGGCTGCATCAATCGGTGCTCGCGGATCAGCGGCATGAACGCGTCCGGACTCAGCAGACCCAGGTGCGGGTGCGGCCAGCGCAGCAGTCCCTCCACCCCGACTACGCGCCCCGTGTGCAGATCGACCTTGGGTTGATAGACCAGGCGTAGATCGCCGTTGTCGATGGCGCGGCGCAGTTCGCCCAGCAGCCGCACTTTGGCGGCACCCGCTGTCGGCACCCTGCCGGTGCCGACGTCCGCTGTGTCGACGGCATCGGTCTCCGCGGAGGCGATCTCGGCATCGAACGTTCGAATTCGCACCGACCGCGACCGCTTTGCAGCATGCACGGCCATTTCGGCGCGCTTCACCAGGGTCTCGGCCGTGACGTCGAGATCCGCCGGTGACGCCACCGCGACCCCGACGCTGACCCGGATCGACACCTCTTGTCCGTCCACGGTGAAAGGTTCGTCGAACGTGGCGACCACCCGCTCAAGAACCCGACGGGAATCGTCGGGGTCCCCCTCCATCAGCAAGCCGAACTCGTCTCCCCCGAGCCTGCCGACGGTGTCGCCGGGCCGTACGCACGCCGTGATCCTTTCCCCGGCGTGCTTCAACAACTCGTCGGCCGCCGGATGCCCCACGCTGTCGTTGACGAACTTGAAGTCGTCGAGGTCGAGCTCCACCACCATCACTGGGCGGTCGTACGGCGTCCGCAGCATCATCGCGTGCCTCAGCCGATCACCGAACAAGTTCTGGTTCGCCAGGCCGGTCAACGGATCTCGCAGGGCCCGCTCATCGGCGGCCCGCTGCCATTCACGATTTTCCCAGGCCGCCACCGCCTGCCTGAGACAGACCGCGACGACGATCACCGGTATCACGAACTGCTCGAGCCCGGCCATGATCACCGGCGGTCCGATCGTGCCCGCCAGCAGTAGCGGAACGTAGGGTGCCCACAGCGCGGTGTTGGACGGCGCCGACCGGGTCTGGGTGCGCGGCGGTGGCATCCGCCTGCTCATCAGCGCTGCCGCGCAGATCAGGACAAGAGACACCGCCCAGCCGATGTCGATGAGACTGGCCTCGTCGTAGCTGCCCTCGGCCACGGCGTACGCGAAGGCGCTGTCGGTGATCGTCATCATGACGAACGCGACGACCAGCAGTCCCACGACCCCTCGCTGGCGCGCCTCCACCCGCGCCAGAACCGCCACAGCCACCGCCAGAACCACCATGTCGGCAGTGGGATACAGCAGGGCGAGCCCCATGGCGAATTTGTCGTCGCGATAGGTGTCGTAGACGTGGTTGAGCGCCAGAAGCCAGGCGAGCAGAAACGTGCACAGCGCCACAGTGATTCCGTCGAGGGCGATACGCAGTTGTGTCTGCCGCTTCGATCCGTCGCTGAACGGCGCCATCGCCAGCACGGCGGGAACGGCCAGCACCGTAGAGGCGAGGTAGAAGAGATCCGCGGGCGACGGGAACGGCGCGACGTACAGCACGTATTCGCAGACGAACCAGATGAGATCGGCCACCGCCCATGCGCCCACCGCCACGGCCATCGTCGCCCAGGCGATACGGATGCGTCCCGCCGCTGACCGGGCGGCGAGCGCGGCACACGCGGCGGTGTACGTCGACAAACCGAGAATGGTGAGATCGTCGATGACGGGCACGACCGGACGGCCGTCGTCGACGATCAGCAGCACGGCGAGCCCGACGGTCACCACGACGGGCGGCCACAGCCACGGCCATGCCCAACGCCACCGTCTGTCACTAGTCCGCTCTACCACGGCATTTGTTGCTCCGTCCTGCCTGAAACGCCCCTTCCGAGAAGAATATCGAGGCTAATACACAAGAGGCGTACCAACTTCGGTTTGCTGAAACCGGCGCTCGATGAACTTTCGCCACTCCGCCGGTCCATACGCCTGACCCACCACCTCAAGGAGTTTCCGTTGCGAAAGATCACCGCAAGCCTGTTCATCTCGCTCGACGGTGTCACCGAGGACCCCGAATGGCACCTCCCGTATTTCAACGACGAGATGGGTCAGGCCGTGTCAGCTCAACTCGGCGCGGCCGACACCCTGCTGCTTGGTCGCGTCACCTACGACAGCTTCGCCGGCGCCTGGCCGGACCGCGAGGCCGAAGGTGGAGACGACGCCGCGTTCGCGAAGATCATCGGTGACGCCCGCAAGATCGTGGTGTCCCGCCAGGCGCTGCGGTTCTCGTGGCGCAACTCCGAACAGTTGACCGGCGAACTCGTCGACGGTGTCACCGCGTTGAAGCACCAGCCCGGCAATGACATCGCGATGAGCGGATCGGTGTCGATCGTCCGGCAGTTGCTGACCGCCGGGCTGCTGGACGAACTCCACCTTCTGGTGCACCCGATCGCGGTGCGCAGCGGTGAGCGGCTTTTCGACGAGGGCGAGCCGATTCCCCTGACGTTGCTGCGGTCCAACGTATTCGAGACCGGCGTCCTTCACCTCATCTACACACGCGACACGGATGCCCCGACCGGTGGCTACGACGAGGCGAAGACCCACCTGCAGTAACCGCTTGTGCGTCAGGCGCTTTCGGCCGTCTTCTTGATCGCCGCAAGCGTGGCGGGGATACCGAGCCGCGCGGCCTCGCTGCGCTTCTCGATCTCGGCCTCGGCGGCGTCCCCGAACCGCTCGTGGAACCCGGCGATGCCCTTGGGGAGGAACTCCCACGATTCGGTGAGCTGGGTGCCCGACCCCTGCGGCGCCAGCGAGTATCCCCAGTGCACCCAGCCGTCGTTGACCTCCCAGGCGAACTCCCGCCCCGGGTCCGCGGCGACCACCCGGCTGCGGGTTTCCCAGGTCCGCTCGGGCGTCTCGTTGCGACCGGTGAACCAGGCACCGACCCTCGGTCCGTCACCGTCGTCCCACCAGCAGGCCCGGCAGACGGGGCTCCACTCGCCCGTCCTGGTCACATCCGATACCAGCGTGTAGAGCTCGTCGGGCGGCACAGACACGAAAACGAACTCGGATCTCTTGAATTCGGTCACACCAGCGAGTCTGCCATTCGGTATTGCGCTTTCCACCCCCGAGTGTGACGTTAGAACACGTTCTAATTCACCGTCGGAGGGTCCACTGAATGAGCAACGGTAGCGAGCCGGTGTCGAGAGCAGACCGAACGGCCGTGGTCATCGGCGGCGCCTCCGGCATCGGGTGGGCCACCGCCCGGGCCTTGGCGGCCGAGGGATGCCGGGTGGTCGTCGCCGACCTCAACGCCGACGGCGCCCGCGACCGCGCCGCCGAGTTGGGTGCCGCGCACGCGGTGGTCGACGTCACCGACGAAGACTCGGTGCAGCGACTGTTCGACGGCGTCGGCCCGCTCGACATCGCGGTGAACTGCGCCGGCTTCAGCAATGTCGGTCTGATCACCGAGATGCCGGTCGCCGACTTCCGCGCCGTCATCGACGTATGCCTCAACGGCGCGATGATCGTCGCCAAGCACGCGGGCAGGCACCTGCGGGACGGCGGTTCCCTGGTCCAGATCAGCTCGCTCAACGGCAGGCAACCCGCGGCAGGGATGAGCGCGTACTGCGCCGCCAAGGCCGGTCTGTCGATGCTGACCCAGGTCGCGGCACTCGAGATGGGACCGCGCGGTATCCGGGTCAACGCGGTGGCTCCCGGCTTCGTGCACACGCCGCTCACCGCAGCCGCGGCGTCGGTTCCCGGCGTCGTCGAGGACTACGTCGACAACACCGCGCTCGGCCGTGCCGGTACCCCCGAGGACATCGCCAATGCCGTTGTGTACCTGTGCTCTCCGGGATCGTCATGGCTCACCGGTGAGGTGCTCGACATCAATGGCGGCGCACACCTGAAGCGCTATCCCGATGTCATGGGGCACGTCATGCGGCTGATGGAACAGTCCTCATGAGCTTTGCCGGCAAGCACGCGATCGTGACCGGGGGTGGGTCCGGGATCGGTGCCGCGCTGTGCCGCGCGCTGGACCTCGCGGGCGCGCACGTCCTCTGCACCGACATCGACGAGCGCGCCGCCGGGGACGTCGTCTCGACCCTGGGGCCACGGGCCAGGGCCGCGCGTCTGGACGTCACCGACAGCGCTGCCGTGCAGTCGACCGTGGACGACGTCGTCGCCCGATCGGGGCGACTCGACCTGCTGTTCAACAACGCCGGAATCGTCTGGGGCGGTGACACCGAACTGCTGACCCTCGACCAGTGGAACGCGATCATCGACATCAACATCCGCGGGGTCGTGCACGGCGTCGCGGCGGCCTACCCGCAGATGCTGCGGCAGGGCCACGGTCACATCGTCAACACCGCGTCGATGGCCGGCCTCACCGCAGCGGGCCAGGTCACCAGCTACGTGGCGACCAAGCACGCCGTCGTCGGAATGTCGATGGCGTTGCGGTCCGAAGCGGTCCCGCGCGGGGTCGGTGTGCTGGTGGTGTGCCCCGCCGCCGTGGAGACCCCGATCCTGGACAAGGGTTCGGTCGGCGGTTTCGTCGGCCGGGATTACTTCCTGCAAGCCCAGGGCGGGAAACCCTACGACGCCGACCGACTGGCCCGTGACACGCTGCGCGCCATCGAGAAGAACAAGGCGATCCTGGTCAAACCGTCTGTGGCCCATGCCCAGTGGCTGCTGGCCAGGGCGGCTCCGACGCTGATGAACCGGCTGGCCATGCGCTTCGTCGGCGATCAGCGCTCGCGCCAGGTCGCCGGATCACCGCCGGGCACCGTCGACACGGGATAGGGTTTGCTTCGGCAGTGGCGGGAGGGCCGAAAGGCGGGCGATGAAGGACGACTTCACCCTCACCCAGAAGCGTGCCCTGGCCGTGCTGACGGTGGTCGCCCTCGGCGTCGGAGCCTATTTCCTGCGCAGCTATCTGCTGCTGATCGCCATCGCCGCGGTGCTGGCGTATCTGTTCCGGCCGCTCTATCAACGCCTACGCGCGAGGATGAACGTCGGGCTGTCCGCGACGGTGACGCTGTTCGCCGCGGTCGCCACGGTGGCGCTCCCGCTGGCGGGCGTGATCTTTCTGGCCTTCCTGCAGATCAGTCAGATGGTGACCAGCGTGAGTCACTGGGTGGAGCAGACCGACTTCACCGCCCTTGCCGAGCGACTGTTGGCGTCGATCAACCAGCTGCTGGCCCGAGTCCCGTTCATCGACACCACGCTGACGCCGGATTCCGTCCGTGACGCCGCGACCAAGCTCGGGCAGGGCGCCGGCCAGTTCGCGCTGGAGTTCGCCCGCGACTCGGTGGGCGGCATCGCCTCGACCGTCACGGCGCTGGTCATCTTCCTGTACGTGTTCATCGCGCTGCTCACCAACGGCGACAGTGTCGTATCCCTGTTCCGTGACCTGAATCCGTTGGGGGAAAAGGTCTCCGACATCTATCTGGCCAAGGTCGGGGCGATGGTGTCGGCGACGGTGCGGGGCCAGTTCATCATCGCCTCGTTCCAGGGCGTCGCCGGCGCGATCTCGATCTACATCGCCGGCTTCCACGACGGGTTCTTCATGCTCGTCATCTTCCTGACCGCCCTGTCCTTCATCCCGCTCGGCAGCGGCATCGTGACCATCCCCATCGGCATCGCGATGGCCGTCTTCGGCAATGTGGGCGGCGGCATCTTCGTGGTGGCGTTCCACGTCATCGTCGTCACGAGCATCGACAACATCCTGCGGCCGTTCCTCGTCCCCAGAAGCGCACACCTGCACCCGGCACTGATGCTGCTGGCCGTGTTCGCCGGCCTGAAGATGTTCGGGTTCTGGGGGATCGTGCTCGGGCCGGTGCTGATGATCATCATCGTCACGACGATCAGCGTGTACCTGGTGGTCTACAAGGACGCGTCGACGGACTCGCTCACCGGTACCGCGGCCGACCGCTCCGACGACGACGCCGAGCGGCAGACGCCGTGGTGGCGCCGGATCCTGCCCGGCAAGGCCGCGACCCGCACCGAACCGGACCCAGAGGCCGACGCCGAACCGGCGGCCGCCCCGGCCTGATCAGACCAGCCGCTCCTTCAGGAACTCGACGACACGCTTGCGCGCCTCGTAAGCGGGGTTCCCGTCGATCTCGCGCACCTGATCGGTGAGCACGGAATGGGCGGACCGGCTGATCCCGTCCGGGTTGCCCTTCTTCGAATTGATCTCGATGACCTCGAAGGCGTCGCCGAGCCGCGCCTTCAGCGTGGTGAAGCGCTCCCCCGGCGACATCGCGTCCTCGCTGAATCGCAGACCCATTGCACACAGGCCCTCGTCGGCGGCGCGCCGCTCGATGATCCGCAGCTCACCCTCGGACAGTCCGGGGTCGCGGCGCTGTTTCGGCGTCAGCGGCAGCGGAAGCGACGGCTGGCTCATCACGGGGGCGAGGACGCTCTCGTCGACCGCCGCGGCGAGCGCGAAGCCGCCGGTGAAGCACTGGCCGATGACGCCGACGCCCTTGCCCGGCGTTGTGGCGTTGAGGTCACGTGCGAGCGCCCGAAGGTAGTGCGCCACAGGACGATCGGCGTTGGTGGCGAACGCCGCGAACTCCTTGGTCACGCAGCCCTTCAGCAGCACCGGGAGGGCGCCGGGACGCAGCGC includes the following:
- a CDS encoding SDR family NAD(P)-dependent oxidoreductase encodes the protein MSFAGKHAIVTGGGSGIGAALCRALDLAGAHVLCTDIDERAAGDVVSTLGPRARAARLDVTDSAAVQSTVDDVVARSGRLDLLFNNAGIVWGGDTELLTLDQWNAIIDINIRGVVHGVAAAYPQMLRQGHGHIVNTASMAGLTAAGQVTSYVATKHAVVGMSMALRSEAVPRGVGVLVVCPAAVETPILDKGSVGGFVGRDYFLQAQGGKPYDADRLARDTLRAIEKNKAILVKPSVAHAQWLLARAAPTLMNRLAMRFVGDQRSRQVAGSPPGTVDTG
- a CDS encoding AI-2E family transporter — translated: MKDDFTLTQKRALAVLTVVALGVGAYFLRSYLLLIAIAAVLAYLFRPLYQRLRARMNVGLSATVTLFAAVATVALPLAGVIFLAFLQISQMVTSVSHWVEQTDFTALAERLLASINQLLARVPFIDTTLTPDSVRDAATKLGQGAGQFALEFARDSVGGIASTVTALVIFLYVFIALLTNGDSVVSLFRDLNPLGEKVSDIYLAKVGAMVSATVRGQFIIASFQGVAGAISIYIAGFHDGFFMLVIFLTALSFIPLGSGIVTIPIGIAMAVFGNVGGGIFVVAFHVIVVTSIDNILRPFLVPRSAHLHPALMLLAVFAGLKMFGFWGIVLGPVLMIIIVTTISVYLVVYKDASTDSLTGTAADRSDDDAERQTPWWRRILPGKAATRTEPDPEADAEPAAAPA
- a CDS encoding dienelactone hydrolase family protein — protein: MSAPESDLTGWTAEAFTAAGFTHDVYRKGAGPGVVLIPEMPGLHPGVLALGNHLVDNGFTVAAPSLFGTPGAPALRPGALPVLLKGCVTKEFAAFATNADRPVAHYLRALARDLNATTPGKGVGVIGQCFTGGFALAAAVDESVLAPVMSQPSLPLPLTPKQRRDPGLSEGELRIIERRAADEGLCAMGLRFSEDAMSPGERFTTLKARLGDAFEVIEINSKKGNPDGISRSAHSVLTDQVREIDGNPAYEARKRVVEFLKERLV